The genomic interval CCCTGGGATTTGAACGCGGACTTCTTTTCACTCTGGGACTCTTCGACTTCGCTCAGAGCAAGTTCTCGCCTCATGCCGCACTTGCATCTGCCTCTCCAAGCGGGGAGCGACTCGACCCTCAAGCGGATGCGCCGCAACACCACGACGAATTCGTTCCGCGAGTTGATCCAATCTGCGCGCGAAACGATTCCTGATGTTGCTATCACAACAGACATCATCGCTGGCTTCCCCGGTGAAACGGACGAGGAGTTCGCTCACACGCTTGATTTTGTCAACGAGATGAACTTCGCCGGTGGACATGTGTTCACGTACTCGCCTCGTCCCGGCACAGGGGCGGCGAAGATGAAAGGGCAGATCCAGTCCGAAGTCCGCAAGAAACGGAATCATATCTTGCACGATGCGCTGGAAGAATCCGCAAAATCCTACCGCGAGAAATTCATCGGGCAGACGATGTTCGTGCTGTGGGAGTCCACATCCGAGATGGGCGAGCGCGGCTGGCTGATGGAAGGGTTCACCGAAAATTATCTGCGCGCGCAGGCGTTCGCCGAATCGCCGCGCTGGAACGAGATCGACCGCGTCGCTTTGACCGATTGCGAATCGAATCAAGTGCGAGGCGAAATTTTGAACGAGGAAATGATCCATGACCGCACAACTCATTGACGGAAAAATGATCGCAGGACAGGTGCGCGAAGAGGTCGCCGCGAAAGTGGCAAAACGGATCGCCGCAGGAAAATCCAAACCCACACTTGCCACCGTGCTGGTCGGCGACCGCGCCGACTCTGCCGCGTATGTTGCCTCCAAACAAAAAGCCTGCGCCGAGTTGGGCATGGGTTCGGTCAGCCAGAATTTGCCCGGCGATATAGCACAGGAAGAATTGGAACGAATCGTCGGATCATTGAACGACGATAAAACCGTGCATGGGATTCTCGTGCAACTTCCCCTGCCATCGCATTTGAATGAAGAGCGCATTCTGCAACTCATCAGCGTCGAAAAAGACGTGGATGGATTCTCGCCGATCAACATCGGTCGGCTGGCGCAACGAGGGCGCGAGCCGTTATTCGTTCCCTGCACGCCATACGGATGTCTGTATCTGCTCGATCAAGCCGGCGCGCAGATCGAAGGCGCAAACGCGGTTGTGCTGGGCAGGTCGAACATCGTTGGGATGCCGGCGGCGTTGTTGCTCATGTCGCGGAATGCCACAGTGACGGTCTGTCACTCGCG from Candidatus Defluviilinea gracilis carries:
- the folD gene encoding bifunctional methylenetetrahydrofolate dehydrogenase/methenyltetrahydrofolate cyclohydrolase FolD codes for the protein MTAQLIDGKMIAGQVREEVAAKVAKRIAAGKSKPTLATVLVGDRADSAAYVASKQKACAELGMGSVSQNLPGDIAQEELERIVGSLNDDKTVHGILVQLPLPSHLNEERILQLISVEKDVDGFSPINIGRLAQRGREPLFVPCTPYGCLYLLDQAGAQIEGANAVVLGRSNIVGMPAALLLMSRNATVTVCHSRTKDLPTLTRMADILIVAIGKAEFVRGDWIKPGAAVIDVGINTKPDATKKSGYRLVGDVNFDEAKETAGFITPVPGGVGPMTIAMLMRNTLRAAEIQDP